The following proteins come from a genomic window of Bos mutus isolate GX-2022 chromosome 28, NWIPB_WYAK_1.1, whole genome shotgun sequence:
- the ZNF32 gene encoding zinc finger protein 32 isoform X3, which produces MRNAYWCFLHDFPLILPDVMTEAHHKYDQSEATGSSSWDFQSSFRREKLEQKSPDSKTLQEDSPGVRQRAYECQECGKSFRQKGSLTLHERIHTGQKPFECTHCGKSFRAKGNLVTHQRIHTGEKPYQCKECGKSFSQRGSLAVHERLHTGQKPYECAICQRSFRNQSNLAVHRRVHSGEKPYRCDQCGKAFSQKGSLIVHIRVHTGLKPYACAQCRKSFHTRGNCVLHGKIHTGETPYLCGQCGKSFTQRGSLAAHQRSCSQRLTL; this is translated from the exons ATGAGAAATG CATATTGGTGCTTCTTACATGACTTCCCTCTCATTTTACCAGATGTGATGACAGAAGCCCACCACAAATATGATCAGTCTGAGGCCACAGGATCCTCAAGCTGGGATTTCCAGAGTTCTTTCAGAAGAGAGAAGCTGGAACAAAAATCCCCAGATTCTAAGACACTACAGGAAGATTCACCTGGAGTGAGACAGAGGGCCTATGAGTGCCAGGAATGTGGAAAGTCCTTCAGGCAGAAGGGTAGTCTAACATTACATGAGAGAATCCACACCGGTCAGAAGCCCTTTGAGTGTACCCATTGTGGAAAAAGCTTCAGGGCCAAAGGCAATCTTGTTACACATCAGCGAATACACACAGGAGAGAAGCCCTATCAGTGCAAGGAGTGTGGGAAAAGCTTTAGTCAACGAGGTAGTCTGGCCGTTCATGAAAGACTCCACACGGGACAGAAACCCTATGAGTGTGCTATTTGTCAGAGAAGCTTCAGGAATCAAAGTAACCTTGCTGTTCACAGAAGAGTTCATAGTGGTGAGAAGCCCTATAGATGTGATCAGTGTGGAAAAGCCTTCAGTCAGAAAGGAAGTTTAATTGTTCATATCAGAGTCCACACAGGCCTGAAACCCTATGCCTGTGCGCAATGCAGGAAGAGTTTCCACACCAGGGGGAATTGTGTTCTGCATGGCAAAATCCACACAGGAGAGACGCCCTATCTGTGTGGCCAGTGTGGGAAAAGCTTCACGCAGAGAGGGAGTCTGGCTGCGCACCAGCGAAGCTGCTCACAGAGGCTCACCCTGTAA
- the ZNF32 gene encoding zinc finger protein 32 isoform X4: MRNDVMTEAHHKYDQSEATGSSSWDFQSSFRREKLEQKSPDSKTLQEDSPGVRQRAYECQECGKSFRQKGSLTLHERIHTGQKPFECTHCGKSFRAKGNLVTHQRIHTGEKPYQCKECGKSFSQRGSLAVHERLHTGQKPYECAICQRSFRNQSNLAVHRRVHSGEKPYRCDQCGKAFSQKGSLIVHIRVHTGLKPYACAQCRKSFHTRGNCVLHGKIHTGETPYLCGQCGKSFTQRGSLAAHQRSCSQRLTL; the protein is encoded by the exons ATGAGAAATG ATGTGATGACAGAAGCCCACCACAAATATGATCAGTCTGAGGCCACAGGATCCTCAAGCTGGGATTTCCAGAGTTCTTTCAGAAGAGAGAAGCTGGAACAAAAATCCCCAGATTCTAAGACACTACAGGAAGATTCACCTGGAGTGAGACAGAGGGCCTATGAGTGCCAGGAATGTGGAAAGTCCTTCAGGCAGAAGGGTAGTCTAACATTACATGAGAGAATCCACACCGGTCAGAAGCCCTTTGAGTGTACCCATTGTGGAAAAAGCTTCAGGGCCAAAGGCAATCTTGTTACACATCAGCGAATACACACAGGAGAGAAGCCCTATCAGTGCAAGGAGTGTGGGAAAAGCTTTAGTCAACGAGGTAGTCTGGCCGTTCATGAAAGACTCCACACGGGACAGAAACCCTATGAGTGTGCTATTTGTCAGAGAAGCTTCAGGAATCAAAGTAACCTTGCTGTTCACAGAAGAGTTCATAGTGGTGAGAAGCCCTATAGATGTGATCAGTGTGGAAAAGCCTTCAGTCAGAAAGGAAGTTTAATTGTTCATATCAGAGTCCACACAGGCCTGAAACCCTATGCCTGTGCGCAATGCAGGAAGAGTTTCCACACCAGGGGGAATTGTGTTCTGCATGGCAAAATCCACACAGGAGAGACGCCCTATCTGTGTGGCCAGTGTGGGAAAAGCTTCACGCAGAGAGGGAGTCTGGCTGCGCACCAGCGAAGCTGCTCACAGAGGCTCACCCTGTAA
- the ZNF32 gene encoding zinc finger protein 32 isoform X1: protein MFGFPTATLLDCHGRYAQNVAFFTYWCFLHDFPLILPDVMTEAHHKYDQSEATGSSSWDFQSSFRREKLEQKSPDSKTLQEDSPGVRQRAYECQECGKSFRQKGSLTLHERIHTGQKPFECTHCGKSFRAKGNLVTHQRIHTGEKPYQCKECGKSFSQRGSLAVHERLHTGQKPYECAICQRSFRNQSNLAVHRRVHSGEKPYRCDQCGKAFSQKGSLIVHIRVHTGLKPYACAQCRKSFHTRGNCVLHGKIHTGETPYLCGQCGKSFTQRGSLAAHQRSCSQRLTL from the exons ATGTTTGGATTTCCAACAGCTACCCTGCTGGACTGTCATGGAAGATATGCCCAGAATGTAGCCTTTTTCA CATATTGGTGCTTCTTACATGACTTCCCTCTCATTTTACCAGATGTGATGACAGAAGCCCACCACAAATATGATCAGTCTGAGGCCACAGGATCCTCAAGCTGGGATTTCCAGAGTTCTTTCAGAAGAGAGAAGCTGGAACAAAAATCCCCAGATTCTAAGACACTACAGGAAGATTCACCTGGAGTGAGACAGAGGGCCTATGAGTGCCAGGAATGTGGAAAGTCCTTCAGGCAGAAGGGTAGTCTAACATTACATGAGAGAATCCACACCGGTCAGAAGCCCTTTGAGTGTACCCATTGTGGAAAAAGCTTCAGGGCCAAAGGCAATCTTGTTACACATCAGCGAATACACACAGGAGAGAAGCCCTATCAGTGCAAGGAGTGTGGGAAAAGCTTTAGTCAACGAGGTAGTCTGGCCGTTCATGAAAGACTCCACACGGGACAGAAACCCTATGAGTGTGCTATTTGTCAGAGAAGCTTCAGGAATCAAAGTAACCTTGCTGTTCACAGAAGAGTTCATAGTGGTGAGAAGCCCTATAGATGTGATCAGTGTGGAAAAGCCTTCAGTCAGAAAGGAAGTTTAATTGTTCATATCAGAGTCCACACAGGCCTGAAACCCTATGCCTGTGCGCAATGCAGGAAGAGTTTCCACACCAGGGGGAATTGTGTTCTGCATGGCAAAATCCACACAGGAGAGACGCCCTATCTGTGTGGCCAGTGTGGGAAAAGCTTCACGCAGAGAGGGAGTCTGGCTGCGCACCAGCGAAGCTGCTCACAGAGGCTCACCCTGTAA
- the ZNF32 gene encoding zinc finger protein 32 isoform X2 — protein sequence MFGFPTATLLDCHGRYAQNVAFFNVMTEAHHKYDQSEATGSSSWDFQSSFRREKLEQKSPDSKTLQEDSPGVRQRAYECQECGKSFRQKGSLTLHERIHTGQKPFECTHCGKSFRAKGNLVTHQRIHTGEKPYQCKECGKSFSQRGSLAVHERLHTGQKPYECAICQRSFRNQSNLAVHRRVHSGEKPYRCDQCGKAFSQKGSLIVHIRVHTGLKPYACAQCRKSFHTRGNCVLHGKIHTGETPYLCGQCGKSFTQRGSLAAHQRSCSQRLTL from the exons ATGTTTGGATTTCCAACAGCTACCCTGCTGGACTGTCATGGAAGATATGCCCAGAATGTAGCCTTTTTCA ATGTGATGACAGAAGCCCACCACAAATATGATCAGTCTGAGGCCACAGGATCCTCAAGCTGGGATTTCCAGAGTTCTTTCAGAAGAGAGAAGCTGGAACAAAAATCCCCAGATTCTAAGACACTACAGGAAGATTCACCTGGAGTGAGACAGAGGGCCTATGAGTGCCAGGAATGTGGAAAGTCCTTCAGGCAGAAGGGTAGTCTAACATTACATGAGAGAATCCACACCGGTCAGAAGCCCTTTGAGTGTACCCATTGTGGAAAAAGCTTCAGGGCCAAAGGCAATCTTGTTACACATCAGCGAATACACACAGGAGAGAAGCCCTATCAGTGCAAGGAGTGTGGGAAAAGCTTTAGTCAACGAGGTAGTCTGGCCGTTCATGAAAGACTCCACACGGGACAGAAACCCTATGAGTGTGCTATTTGTCAGAGAAGCTTCAGGAATCAAAGTAACCTTGCTGTTCACAGAAGAGTTCATAGTGGTGAGAAGCCCTATAGATGTGATCAGTGTGGAAAAGCCTTCAGTCAGAAAGGAAGTTTAATTGTTCATATCAGAGTCCACACAGGCCTGAAACCCTATGCCTGTGCGCAATGCAGGAAGAGTTTCCACACCAGGGGGAATTGTGTTCTGCATGGCAAAATCCACACAGGAGAGACGCCCTATCTGTGTGGCCAGTGTGGGAAAAGCTTCACGCAGAGAGGGAGTCTGGCTGCGCACCAGCGAAGCTGCTCACAGAGGCTCACCCTGTAA